One segment of Niabella beijingensis DNA contains the following:
- a CDS encoding type VI secretion system Vgr family protein, whose translation MAQLTEPMFSINGVPLMQFTSFALNQSIFSHHEFTLICPAQSIDGTSGMFTSSKEMIGGSFGARITGIGLKGTLLFNGIITGIETARFTGHHGDVIIRGYSPTIVLDSGPHCKSWEKKALKNIAQDVLKFFPQNLLEPKVQPLYGETLAYTVQYKETAWQFLQRLTGSYGEWLFWDGRSLVIGPPRGAEKTELIYGRHLSSFNVSMEARATQQQLMGWDYLNSQVYTSEPQGVEQKAGLNPWGEQAYKASQTVYGTQPKQWNNKFLTNKKQQDDLVTLRSAVESSKLVQFRGQSGHPGVMLGGRVEVSGSNVFSAASEGYGEYLITAVSHHVDGQGHYENHFTAVPSSIKVAPITVPRDPVCETQSAIVTDNNDYNGLGRVRVKFHWMNGSEKTPWIRVTSPHGGGEKGHFFIPEIGEEVMVGFESESPTKPYVIGTVYHGSANTSFSNAGNDIKTIRTRSGHMVEFSDAGSGTHIIIRDPGGNEIYLDTTGKNITITAPETMTFNAKNMHFNVTENMTSTIGKDKATSVGQNQTVSIGKDHVHTTGRLNTVTVGGDSMLNISGKLTEMIEGDVHSEAKQERVESSHGDFNLSSKQSLLKHAQKVVQNNSGENGKAN comes from the coding sequence ATGGCGCAATTAACCGAACCTATGTTCAGCATCAATGGTGTGCCGTTGATGCAGTTTACCTCCTTTGCCCTCAACCAAAGCATTTTTTCCCATCATGAATTTACTTTAATATGTCCGGCCCAGTCGATCGATGGCACTTCCGGGATGTTCACGTCTTCCAAAGAAATGATCGGCGGAAGCTTCGGTGCACGGATTACGGGTATTGGCCTGAAAGGAACACTGCTGTTCAATGGGATTATAACCGGGATAGAAACCGCCCGTTTTACCGGACATCACGGTGATGTGATCATCCGCGGATATAGCCCCACTATTGTACTGGACAGCGGGCCGCACTGCAAAAGCTGGGAAAAAAAGGCCCTGAAGAACATTGCACAGGATGTGCTGAAATTCTTTCCCCAGAACCTGCTGGAGCCTAAGGTACAACCACTATATGGTGAAACCCTGGCCTATACCGTGCAGTATAAGGAAACGGCCTGGCAGTTTTTGCAACGCCTCACCGGAAGTTATGGAGAATGGCTGTTCTGGGACGGACGCAGCCTGGTGATAGGGCCGCCACGGGGCGCGGAAAAAACAGAGCTCATCTATGGCCGGCACCTGAGCAGCTTTAACGTGTCTATGGAGGCGCGTGCCACCCAGCAGCAGTTAATGGGCTGGGACTATCTGAACAGCCAGGTATATACCAGTGAGCCACAGGGGGTGGAGCAAAAAGCCGGTCTGAACCCCTGGGGGGAGCAGGCGTATAAGGCCTCGCAAACGGTATACGGAACACAGCCCAAACAATGGAATAATAAATTTCTGACCAATAAAAAACAACAGGACGACCTGGTGACGCTGCGCAGTGCAGTGGAAAGCAGCAAACTGGTACAGTTCCGGGGACAGAGCGGTCACCCGGGCGTAATGCTGGGCGGCCGTGTGGAAGTGAGTGGCAGCAATGTATTCAGTGCCGCTTCCGAGGGGTATGGAGAATACCTGATAACAGCAGTAAGTCATCATGTGGACGGACAGGGACATTATGAAAATCATTTTACGGCGGTGCCCTCAAGCATCAAAGTAGCGCCCATTACTGTTCCCCGGGATCCTGTATGTGAAACACAAAGTGCGATTGTAACCGATAATAACGACTATAACGGTCTGGGCCGGGTACGGGTGAAATTCCACTGGATGAACGGTTCGGAGAAAACGCCCTGGATCCGCGTTACCAGTCCGCACGGCGGGGGAGAAAAAGGACATTTCTTTATACCCGAGATCGGCGAGGAAGTGATGGTGGGCTTTGAAAGTGAAAGTCCCACAAAGCCCTATGTGATCGGTACGGTATACCACGGAAGCGCCAATACCAGCTTCAGCAATGCGGGCAACGATATAAAAACCATCCGGACACGGAGCGGTCATATGGTAGAGTTTAGTGATGCCGGATCCGGTACGCATATCATTATCCGGGATCCCGGGGGCAACGAGATTTACCTGGACACCACGGGGAAAAATATAACAATAACAGCTCCTGAGACAATGACCTTTAATGCAAAGAACATGCATTTTAATGTAACGGAGAATATGACAAGCACCATCGGCAAGGACAAAGCGACCAGTGTTGGCCAGAACCAGACGGTGTCGATCGGTAAAGACCATGTGCATACTACGGGCCGGCTGAATACGGTTACCGTCGGCGGTGACAGCATGTTAAACATCAGCGGAAAACTCACAGAAATGATCGAAGGTGATGTACATTCCGAAGCAAAACAGGAGCGTGTTGAGTCCAGTCATGGAGATTTTAATCTCAGTTCCAAACAAAGTTTACTCAAGCATGCACAAAAAGTAGTGCAGAACAACAGCGGTGAAAACGGAAAAGCGAACTAA
- a CDS encoding beta-ketoacyl-ACP synthase III produces MNLNDVYINRTSHYFPNNPVSNDEMEEYLGYINGKPSKSRRIVLRNNAITNRYYALEKGGKITHTNAQLTAAAIKELFRNDPEGAKQIDVLSCGTSSPDQMMPSHAVMVHGWLPELGSIEVVSPSGVCCAGMHALKYAYLSVKTGDAATAVATGSERFSASLVANQFEDEVHKLEALAENPYISFDKEFLRWMLSDGASAFLISNKKNEEGLSLKIEWMEGISYADYMEACMYMGAEKQGDGHLKSWLEFDHEAQNEKSVLSIKQDVKLLSPNIVPLGGKILPELFERRGLNPDDITWYLPHMSSNFFKDKIYEEHIKLGHHIPYEKWFVNLSQVGNVGAASVYFMVDELFNSGKLKKGDKVFLLVPESSRFSYMYALLTAV; encoded by the coding sequence ATGAATTTGAACGACGTTTATATTAACCGTACTTCTCATTATTTCCCCAACAACCCGGTATCCAATGACGAGATGGAGGAATACCTGGGTTATATCAATGGAAAACCCTCCAAATCCCGGCGAATTGTTTTGAGGAACAACGCCATCACCAACCGTTACTATGCGCTGGAAAAAGGCGGTAAGATCACACATACCAACGCCCAGTTAACTGCTGCAGCGATCAAGGAATTATTCAGGAACGACCCGGAAGGTGCAAAACAGATTGATGTGCTCTCCTGTGGTACTTCGTCGCCGGACCAGATGATGCCTTCACATGCCGTAATGGTGCACGGCTGGCTGCCGGAGCTGGGTTCCATTGAGGTGGTATCCCCCAGCGGTGTGTGCTGCGCAGGCATGCACGCCTTAAAGTATGCCTATTTATCAGTAAAGACCGGCGATGCCGCCACTGCGGTTGCCACCGGCTCCGAGCGGTTTTCGGCCTCGCTGGTGGCCAACCAGTTTGAAGATGAAGTGCATAAGCTGGAGGCGCTGGCGGAAAACCCCTATATCAGCTTTGACAAGGAATTTTTACGCTGGATGCTGTCGGATGGTGCTTCTGCTTTCCTGATCTCCAATAAAAAGAACGAGGAAGGACTGAGCCTGAAGATCGAATGGATGGAAGGCATTTCCTATGCCGATTATATGGAAGCCTGTATGTATATGGGAGCGGAAAAACAGGGAGACGGACACCTGAAAAGCTGGCTGGAATTTGATCATGAAGCACAAAATGAGAAATCCGTGCTCAGCATTAAACAGGATGTAAAATTGCTGAGTCCGAACATCGTACCCCTGGGCGGAAAGATATTGCCGGAACTGTTTGAGCGCCGCGGACTGAACCCGGATGATATTACCTGGTACCTGCCGCATATGAGCAGCAACTTCTTTAAAGATAAAATATACGAAGAGCATATCAAACTGGGGCATCATATACCCTATGAAAAATGGTTTGTGAACCTGAGCCAGGTAGGGAATGTGGGTGCGGCTTCCGTGTATTTTATGGTGGACGAATTGTTCAACAGCGGCAAGCTGAAAAAGGGGGATAAAGTGTTCCTGCTGGTGCCGGAAAGCTCCCGTTTCAGCTATATGTATGCCTTGCTGACGGCGGTATAA
- a CDS encoding type II toxin-antitoxin system RelE/ParE family toxin, giving the protein MMGYQAEYSNRARREFIEAWAWYEKQQAQLGDRFEKEIFQKVKQLEEAPKRYPKRYRLYRETAIDVFPYLIIYRLDEKSNRLIIVSVFHTSRNPAKKYGKK; this is encoded by the coding sequence ATGATGGGGTATCAGGCGGAGTATTCTAACCGGGCCAGAAGGGAGTTTATAGAAGCCTGGGCATGGTATGAAAAGCAGCAGGCTCAGTTAGGAGACCGATTTGAGAAAGAGATATTCCAAAAAGTTAAACAATTAGAAGAAGCGCCCAAACGATACCCTAAAAGATATCGTTTATATCGTGAAACTGCAATTGATGTATTCCCCTATTTAATCATTTACAGACTCGATGAAAAGTCAAACCGGTTAATCATCGTATCTGTATTTCATACGAGCCGCAATCCTGCAAAAAAGTACGGAAAAAAATGA
- a CDS encoding BtrH N-terminal domain-containing protein — translation MELQTSNFKHLQAAHCENGVTTALLGHYGVHKLTEPLAFGIGSGLFYIQLPFMKVNGGPAISFRTMPGLIFKRTCKSLGIPVTRKKYSSRQKAMADLDERLAAGRPTACQVGVFYLTYFPKEYRFHFNAHNLIVVDKQDDNYVISDPIMEGLVTMNSYELERVRFAKGAFAPRGQLYYPGDNLTEATDEQLRRAIITGIKRNCRDMLHIPGSFGGVSGIAYTGRQIKKWKTKLGDEKARSYLAQLVRMQEEIGTGGGGFRFIYGAFLQQAHPYLKNDELFDISKQFTATGDKWRDAAIQASGIYKGRLNTQADYDNMGDRLIEISALEKQAFQQLKALIGKVK, via the coding sequence TTGGAACTTCAGACATCAAATTTCAAACATCTCCAGGCGGCTCATTGCGAGAATGGCGTTACTACTGCGTTACTGGGTCATTATGGCGTACATAAATTAACCGAACCCCTGGCCTTTGGCATTGGCTCGGGGCTGTTTTATATCCAGCTGCCGTTTATGAAAGTAAACGGGGGTCCGGCCATTTCGTTCCGTACCATGCCGGGATTGATCTTTAAGCGCACCTGCAAGTCGCTGGGGATACCGGTAACCCGGAAAAAATACAGCTCCCGTCAAAAAGCCATGGCCGACCTGGACGAACGGCTGGCGGCCGGAAGACCCACCGCCTGTCAGGTGGGCGTATTTTATCTCACCTATTTTCCGAAAGAATACCGCTTTCATTTTAACGCGCATAACCTGATCGTGGTAGATAAACAGGATGATAACTATGTGATCAGCGATCCCATTATGGAAGGACTGGTTACCATGAACAGTTATGAACTGGAACGGGTACGTTTTGCCAAGGGAGCTTTTGCCCCGCGGGGTCAGCTCTACTACCCCGGCGACAATTTAACAGAGGCCACCGATGAGCAACTGCGCAGGGCCATTATTACCGGTATCAAACGCAACTGCCGGGATATGCTGCATATTCCCGGTTCGTTCGGTGGTGTGAGCGGTATTGCGTATACCGGCAGGCAGATTAAAAAATGGAAAACCAAACTGGGAGATGAAAAAGCCCGCAGTTATCTGGCCCAGCTGGTGCGGATGCAGGAAGAGATCGGCACCGGCGGCGGCGGCTTCCGGTTTATCTACGGCGCCTTCCTGCAACAGGCACATCCCTATTTAAAAAATGACGAACTGTTTGATATCTCCAAACAATTTACCGCTACCGGTGATAAATGGAGAGATGCGGCCATCCAGGCCTCAGGCATCTACAAAGGCCGGCTGAATACCCAGGCCGATTACGACAATATGGGCGACCGGCTGATTGAAATATCCGCGCTGGAAAAACAGGCTTTTCAACAATTGAAAGCACTGATCGGAAAAGTAAAGTAA
- a CDS encoding TlpA family protein disulfide reductase → MEASKKKIVSNALTIGLLAFAVALFVFPEFKAWAIRGLMKAGFFQPQVTANNVPASEAAAASVQFVAATGETHTLKSLRGKVVFINFWATWCPLCIAEMPAINELYTSFKNNPAIVFLLVDADNDLPKAMAFLKEKRLGLPVSSVRGAIPTSWYNGTLPTTLVLDKTGTLVYHHEGVADYNSKKFREFLEGLGN, encoded by the coding sequence GTGGAAGCATCAAAAAAGAAAATAGTATCCAATGCACTCACGATTGGTCTGCTGGCTTTTGCAGTGGCGCTTTTTGTCTTCCCGGAATTTAAAGCATGGGCCATCCGCGGACTGATGAAAGCGGGCTTTTTTCAGCCCCAGGTCACGGCCAACAACGTCCCGGCATCTGAAGCCGCTGCAGCATCCGTACAGTTTGTCGCCGCAACCGGCGAAACCCACACCCTGAAATCCTTAAGAGGAAAGGTGGTGTTCATTAACTTCTGGGCCACCTGGTGCCCGCTCTGTATTGCGGAAATGCCCGCCATCAATGAATTGTACACTTCTTTTAAAAACAATCCCGCTATAGTTTTTCTTTTGGTGGATGCCGATAATGACCTGCCCAAAGCTATGGCCTTCCTGAAAGAGAAACGGCTCGGGCTTCCGGTATCCTCCGTCCGGGGAGCAATACCGACCTCCTGGTATAATGGTACCCTGCCCACCACGCTTGTACTTGACAAAACAGGAACCCTGGTCTATCACCACGAAGGGGTTGCTGATTATAACAGTAAGAAATTCCGGGAGTTTTTGGAAGGGTTGGGGAACTGA